Proteins from one Chitinophaga oryzae genomic window:
- a CDS encoding RNA polymerase sigma factor: MLNAHRSTESSTGRYGEKDYAGFWYEMQQDNEQGLYKIYHDLYDNFYHYGISVVLDKGMVKEAINDIFVDIWRKRHQLGMPENIQGYLFICFKRKLYKLLTKSQKGAVLADSQLFPEPEEQPYETVLIRQETDSLVKQKLEKMLSLLTSRQKEFIRMRFYEDLSIEEIAVKTAATPRTIYNTIHNALVRIREVYNDATFIALLLLLLDLENFS, from the coding sequence ATGCTCAATGCACATCGCTCAACCGAATCCAGCACAGGCCGGTACGGTGAAAAGGATTACGCCGGCTTCTGGTATGAAATGCAGCAGGACAATGAACAGGGACTGTATAAAATTTACCATGACCTCTACGATAATTTCTACCACTATGGTATATCAGTAGTGCTGGACAAAGGCATGGTAAAAGAAGCTATCAACGATATTTTTGTAGATATCTGGCGCAAGCGCCACCAGCTTGGTATGCCTGAGAATATCCAGGGGTACTTGTTTATCTGCTTTAAAAGGAAACTGTACAAACTGCTGACCAAAAGCCAGAAAGGCGCTGTGCTGGCCGATAGCCAGCTGTTTCCGGAACCCGAGGAACAGCCTTACGAAACCGTGCTGATACGCCAGGAAACCGACAGCCTGGTAAAACAGAAGCTGGAAAAGATGTTGTCGCTGCTCACCAGCCGCCAGAAAGAATTTATCAGGATGCGTTTTTACGAAGACCTGAGTATAGAAGAAATAGCGGTTAAAACCGCAGCCACGCCCCGGACCATCTATAATACCATCCACAACGCCCTTGTCCGTATCCGGGAAGTCTATAACGATGCCACTTTTATCGCGCTGCTGCTGCTTTTGCTCGATCTCGAAAATTTTTCCTGA